DNA sequence from the Actinomycetota bacterium genome:
CTACTTATCACTGCGTAGGTGATAATGGTTGGTTATCCATGAGTTACCGCATCCACGGGACATACCTCAGCACACGTACCGCATTCCGTGCACTGATCGGGGTCGATGCAATATTTATCTTCGCACTCATTTATAGCACCAGCTGGACACTCGTCGGCACAGACCCCACAGCTTAAACAGTCATCGGTTATTTTATAAGTCACCCTTGAACTCACCTCCCTGCTAACTTTAGCAAAAAGCTTAACCGCATTCTCCCCATTTGTAAAGTCCAAAAGATTAAAAAATGGTGTTAACTGTATTATTAACGAGTTAGGTTTACACTTTGCCCTTTGACAAACGCAGGATATGTTGACACTTTCGGTTAAAATGAGGTTATCCAAACCAAACCCGAAAGGAGGTCAAACATGTCCCACGATGATTTAATTATCCATCATCGTGTGCAGCTTTTCAAATATGCCAAGAGGCATAATGTGAAGGCTGCCTGCCAGATCTTTGGAATCTCAAGGACCAGGTATTACGAGCTTCTTTCCGACTTTAAGAAGTATGGCAGACTTGGTCTTGCTCCCAAGAAGAGACCCAAGTCCAAGATGCCCAACCAGATCAAGAAAGGGGTGGAGAAGGATATCTTGGATTACGTTAAGGAATATCCCACCCATGGTCCGGAGAGGATAGCCAATGAGTTGAGAAGGATAACAAATGGTCGCATCGGCTACACCGGTGGTGGAATCTACAACGTTCTGAAGAGAAACGGCTTGAACAGAAGATTTGAAAGACTTCTCTATGCTGAGGAGCAGGGAAATGGGATATTCACAGAACTCCTACAAAGGGAACTTGAGAAGAGGAAGGAAAACCACGTCGA
Encoded proteins:
- a CDS encoding 4Fe-4S binding protein is translated as MTYKITDDCLSCGVCADECPAGAINECEDKYCIDPDQCTECGTCAEVCPVDAVTHG
- a CDS encoding helix-turn-helix domain-containing protein, with amino-acid sequence MSHDDLIIHHRVQLFKYAKRHNVKAACQIFGISRTRYYELLSDFKKYGRLGLAPKKRPKSKMPNQIKKGVEKDILDYVKEYPTHGPERIANELRRITNGRIGYTGGGIYNVLKRNGLNRRFERLLYAEEQGNGIFTELLQRELEKRKENHVETHYPGELLSMDVKLVGRIKGIGKIYHQVAVDCDSSFGFAKLYLSKKAPPLVTSLEMRFFQYIEV